In Corvus cornix cornix isolate S_Up_H32 chromosome 4A, ASM73873v5, whole genome shotgun sequence, one genomic interval encodes:
- the LOC120412042 gene encoding translation initiation factor IF-2-like, which produces LSEIPPKAAAWPLRRLAGGRPQSPPAPPALRYCPAGEKAGEKRAESALRAGARPERGAALAARGGRVAQRRRCVPASLRRAPRLHKRRGGEQGGDMRDQPPAPRPSPGWESARARGGAANPGSAARPPNPAVRRCPLRPPPPQPGMRAEQPPADPRSRCGTGAAQRLRAGGGGGDSARS; this is translated from the coding sequence CTCTCGGAGATTCCCCCGAAAGCGGCGGCGTGGCCGCTCCGCCGCCTCGCCGGGGGGCGGCCCCAGTCCCCGCCGGCGCCCCCCGCCCTCCGGTACTGCCCGGCGGGGGAGAAGGCAGGGGAGAAGCGGGCAGAATCGGCACTCAGGGCCGGAGCGAGACCGGAGCGGGGCGCGGCGCTCGCAGCCCGGGGCGGCCGGGTAGCTCAGCGCCGGCGGTGCGTTCCTGCTTCCCTCCGCCGGGCTCCCCGCCTGCACAAGCGCCGCGGCGGGGAACAAGGGGGGGATATGAGGGATCAGCCCCCGGCCCCTCGGCCTAGCCCCGGCTGGGAGAGCGCCCGTGCCCGCGGAGGAGCCGCCAACCCCGGCTCCGCCGCCCGCCCTCCAAACCCGGCAGTGCGGCGGTGCCCGCTCCGACCGCCCCCGCCGCAGCCCGGGATGCGAGCGGAGCAGCCGCCGGCCGATCCGCGCTCCCGCTGCGGAACGGGCGCCGCGCAAAGGCTTCgagcggggggcggcgggggggacAGCGCCCGGAGCTGA